Within Streptomyces roseirectus, the genomic segment GGAAGCCCCGGGGTTCCATCGGGAACACGCGGTGCTTGCCGAAGCGGTCCTCCAGGGTGACCGTGCCCGCCTCGCACCGGATCACCGCACCGCAGAAACCGCTGCCGGGCTCCTCGACGACGAGCCCGGGGTCGGCGGGGACCTCGGGGGCGGGGGCCTGCTTCTTCTTCCAGGGAGGCGTGAGGTCCGTCGAGTACTGGCGCATTCGGATGACGATAGGAGAAGCGCCGGACGCCGGTCCCGCCATCACCCGCGCGACACGCCGAAGCGTTCGCTGAGAGCGTCCCGTTGCCGCCGCACGAACCCGGCGTCCACCACCGCCCCGTGCCCCGGCACGTACACCGCGTCCTCCCCGCCCAGCGCCAGCAACGCGTCCAGCGCCGCCGCCCACCGCCCCGGCACCGCGTCCGCCCCCGCCTGCGGCTCCCCCGACTCCTCGACGAGATCCCCGCAGAACACGACACGAACGGCCCCGGGGACGAGCACGACAAGGTCGTAGGGGGTGTGCGCGGGACCGAGCCGGGCGAGAAGCACTTCGACGGGGGCGAGGCCGGTGCCGGTGTGCCGGGTACCGGCGGCTTGGCCGGGGCCGGCGTGCCGCGCGGCCGAGGCCCGCCCGGGGTGGTGGCGCGCGACGGGGGCCCCGGCATCGCACGCGCGCGCCTCCCAGGAGCCGGGTCCGACCGGGTGCCCGGCAGCTCGCCCGGCGCCGTGGCCGACGTCGCGCCCGGTCGCGCCCGCCTCCCCTGCGCCGGCGCCCGTGCCGGACGCGTCCGCGACACCCCGCGCGACTCCGTGGCCGTCCGGGTCCGCGCCCAGCACCACCCTCCGTGTCCCCGTCACCACATGGTCCGGCACCACCAGCGCCTCGGCCGCCGCGCGGGCCGCCTCCTCGGGGAGGCCGTTGCGGACCGCGTCCGCCGTCAGCTCGTCCGCGTCGTGCGAAGCGTGTGCCGCGTACACCTCCGCCTCCGGGAACGCCGCCGCTCCGAAGACGTGGTCGAAGTGGGGGTGGGTGAGGGCGAGATGGGTCACATTGACGCCGGCGAGGCGTTCTGCGTCGGCGCGCAGCCGGGCGCCCTCGGCGAGGGAGGAGCCGGAGTCGATCAAGAGGGCGGCGCCCGGCGCGAGGACCAGGCCCGTCGTGCAGTCCCATCCGGGCAGCCGGATCCGCCCCACCCCGGCCGACAACCGCTCCCAGCCCAGCCCTTCCCAAGTCACCGTCATGCGGCGACGCTAGCGGGTACCGTCCCCCGCGACGGGACGACCTTGCCCCCGTGGTACCCGACCGCCGTACACTGGCAGTCGTCAGGGGAGAGTGCCAAGGCGGACTACTGGAGGTGTGCGCGGTGCTGAGTGAACGCAGGCTTCAGGTGCTGCGCGCGATCGTCCAGGACTATGTCGGCACCGAGGAACCCGTGGGGTCGAAGGCGCTCACGGAGCGGCACAACCTCGGTGTCTCCCCGGCCACCGTGCGCAACGACATGGCGGTCTTGGAGGACGAGGGGTTCATCGCGCAGCCGCACACGAGTGCGGGGCGCATCCCCACGGACAAGGGCTACCGCCTGTTCGTCGACAAGCTGGCCGGCGTCAAGCCGATGACGGCGCCCGAACGCCGCGCCATCCACCACTTCCTGGACGGCGCGGTCGACCTGGACGACGTGGTGGCCCGCACGGTACGGCTGCTCGCGCAGCTCACCCGGCAGGTCGCCGTCGTCCAGTACCCGTCCCTCACCCGCTCCACCGTCCGGCACGTCGAGCTGCTGGCGCTCGCGCCCGCGCGGCTGATGCTCGTGCTGATCACGGACACCGGGCGGGTCGAACAGCGGATGGTGGACTGCCCGGCGCCCTTCGGCGAGTCGGCGCTCGCGGACCTGCGCGCGCGCCTCAACAGCCGGGTCGCCGGCCGCCGGTTCAGCGATGTGCCCCTGCTCGTCGAGGACCTCGCGGAGGCGTTCGAGCGCGAGGACCGGGGCACGGTCTCGACGGTCCTCTCCACCCTCCTGGAGACGCTCGTCGAGGAGAACGAGGAGCGGCTGATGATCGGCGGCACCGCCAATCTCACCCGCTTCGGACATGACTTTCCCCTCACCATCCGGCCCGTCCTGGAAGCCCTGGAGGAGCAGGTCGTGCTCCTCAAGTTGCTTGGCGAGGCCGGAGATTCGGGCATGACCGTGCGCATCGGGCACGAGAACGCCTACGAAGGACTCAACTCCACGTCCGTCGTGTCGGTCGGCTACGGTTCGGGCGGCGAGGCAGTCGCCAAGCTCGGCGTGGTCGGACCGACCCGCATGGACTACCCGGGAACGATGGGAGCGGTACGCGCAGTGGCGAGGTACGTCGGACAGATCTTGGCGGAGTCGTAAGTGGCCACGGACTACTACGCCGTACTCGGCGTGCGCCGTGACGCGTCGCAGGATGAGATCAAGAAGGCGTTCCGCCGGCTCGCGCGCGAGCTGCACCCGGACGTCAACCCCGATCCGAAGACCCAGGAGCGGTTCAAGGAGATCAACGCCGCGTACGAGGTGTTGTCGGACCCGCAGAAGAAGCAGGTCTACGACCTCGGCGGCGACCCCCTCTCGCAGAGCGGCGGCGGGGGCGCGGGCGGCTTCGGCGCGGGCGGCTTCGGCAACTTCTCGGACATCATGGACGCGTTCTTCGGGACGGCGTCCCAGCGCGGCCCGCGCTCGCGCACCCGGCGCGGCCAGGACGCGATGATCCGTCTGGAGATCGACCTCGACGAAGCCGCGTTCGGCACGACCAAGGACATCCAGGTCGACACGGCGATCGTCTGCAACACCTGCAACGGCGAGGGGGCCGCGCCCGGCACCACCGCGCAGACGTGCGACATGTGCCGTGGCCGCGGCGAGGTCTCGCAGGTCACGCGGTCCTTCCTCGGCCAGGTCATGACGTCCCGGCCGTGCCCGCAGTGCCAGGGCTTCGGGACGGTCGTCCCGACGCCGTGTCCCGAGTGCGCCGGTGACGGCCGCATCCGCTCGCGGCGCACGCTCACCGTCAAGATCCCGGCGGGCGTCGACAACGGCACGCGCATCCAGCTCGCCGGCGAGGGCGAGGTCGGGCCCGGCGGCGGTCCCGCCGGTGACCTCTACGTCGAGATCCACGAACTCCCGCACGCCATGTTCCAGCGCCGGGGCGACGACCTGCACTGCACGGTCACCCTCCCGATGACCGCGGCGGCCCTCGGCACGAAGGTCCCCCTGGAGACGCTGGACGGCATGGAGGAGGTCGACATCCGCCCCGGCACCCAGTCCGGCCAGTCGATCCCGCTCCACGGGCGCGGCGTCACCCACCTGCGCGGCGGCGGACGCGGCGACCTCATCGTCCACGTCGAGGTCCAGACCCCGACAAAACTCGACCCGGAACAGGAACGCCTCCTGCGCGAACTGGCGAAACTGCGCGGCGAGGAACGCCCGCAGGGGCAGTTCCAGCCGGGTCAGCAGGGTTTGTTCTCGCGGCTGAAGGACGCCTTCAACGGCCGTTGACGGGAGCTGGCGCTGCGGCCGGGGGTCCGGGGGTTGGCCCCCGGGCAGACACAGTCAGCCGGGTCAGCAGGGGCTGTTCTCGCGGCTGAAGGACGCCTTCAACGGGCGTTGATCCTTGTTGGCATGTGCCAAACGCGGGGTCGGTTCGGAGTTGTTCGGAGGACGTGACAACATGCGGTCATGTCCTCCGAACTGACCGATCTCTTTCCCCTCCCGATCGTGCAGGCCCCCATGGCGGGCGGGGTCTCCGTGCCGCGGCTCGCGGCAGCCGTGTCCGAGGCCGGGGGGCTGGGTTTCCTCGCCGCCGGGTACAAGACGGCCGACGGCATGTACGAGGAGATCAAGCAGATCCGGGGCCAGACCTCCCGCCCGTTCGGCGTGAACCTCTTCATGCCCCAGCCGGAGTACGCCGAGGCGGGCGCGGTCGAGCTCTACGCGCATCAGCTCGCCGGTGAGTCCACCTGGTACGAGACGGA encodes:
- the dnaJ gene encoding molecular chaperone DnaJ, with the protein product MATDYYAVLGVRRDASQDEIKKAFRRLARELHPDVNPDPKTQERFKEINAAYEVLSDPQKKQVYDLGGDPLSQSGGGGAGGFGAGGFGNFSDIMDAFFGTASQRGPRSRTRRGQDAMIRLEIDLDEAAFGTTKDIQVDTAIVCNTCNGEGAAPGTTAQTCDMCRGRGEVSQVTRSFLGQVMTSRPCPQCQGFGTVVPTPCPECAGDGRIRSRRTLTVKIPAGVDNGTRIQLAGEGEVGPGGGPAGDLYVEIHELPHAMFQRRGDDLHCTVTLPMTAAALGTKVPLETLDGMEEVDIRPGTQSGQSIPLHGRGVTHLRGGGRGDLIVHVEVQTPTKLDPEQERLLRELAKLRGEERPQGQFQPGQQGLFSRLKDAFNGR
- a CDS encoding MBL fold metallo-hydrolase; the protein is MTVTWEGLGWERLSAGVGRIRLPGWDCTTGLVLAPGAALLIDSGSSLAEGARLRADAERLAGVNVTHLALTHPHFDHVFGAAAFPEAEVYAAHASHDADELTADAVRNGLPEEAARAAAEALVVPDHVVTGTRRVVLGADPDGHGVARGVADASGTGAGAGEAGATGRDVGHGAGRAAGHPVGPGSWEARACDAGAPVARHHPGRASAARHAGPGQAAGTRHTGTGLAPVEVLLARLGPAHTPYDLVVLVPGAVRVVFCGDLVEESGEPQAGADAVPGRWAAALDALLALGGEDAVYVPGHGAVVDAGFVRRQRDALSERFGVSRG
- the hrcA gene encoding heat-inducible transcriptional repressor HrcA, encoding MLSERRLQVLRAIVQDYVGTEEPVGSKALTERHNLGVSPATVRNDMAVLEDEGFIAQPHTSAGRIPTDKGYRLFVDKLAGVKPMTAPERRAIHHFLDGAVDLDDVVARTVRLLAQLTRQVAVVQYPSLTRSTVRHVELLALAPARLMLVLITDTGRVEQRMVDCPAPFGESALADLRARLNSRVAGRRFSDVPLLVEDLAEAFEREDRGTVSTVLSTLLETLVEENEERLMIGGTANLTRFGHDFPLTIRPVLEALEEQVVLLKLLGEAGDSGMTVRIGHENAYEGLNSTSVVSVGYGSGGEAVAKLGVVGPTRMDYPGTMGAVRAVARYVGQILAES